From the genome of Nicotiana sylvestris chromosome 2, ASM39365v2, whole genome shotgun sequence, one region includes:
- the LOC138885217 gene encoding uncharacterized protein, whose protein sequence is MAEYEAYILGLRLAIDINVQKLLVIKDSNLLVHHVLGEWATKNTKILPYLHCVQELIKRFTKIEFKYVLRIQNEFANALATLSSIIQHPDKNFINLIPIEIHKQLAYCAHVE, encoded by the coding sequence atggcagaatatgaggcataCATCCTAGGACTCAGATTGGCCATTGACATAAACGTTCAAAAGCTGCTGGTAATCAAAGATTCTAATCTTTTGGTACACCATGTCCtaggagaatgggctacgaagAACACCAAAATATTGCCATATTTGCACTGTGTACAAGAGCTGatcaagaggttcacaaagatagaattcaaataTGTTCTGAggatccagaatgagtttgcaaATGCGTTAGCCACTTTGTCTTCCATTATACAACacccagataagaatttcatcaaTCTTATCCCAATTGAAATTCATAAGCAgctagcttattgtgctcatgttgaataA